Proteins from a genomic interval of Nodularia sp. LEGE 06071:
- the psb32 gene encoding photosystem II repair protein Psb32: protein MKQILNEIFSLKKYLLRLVVPLLMVVLGASVFVSPALATGVYQIPNLTADNWVLDQSDIISRVNEGKINSTFEDLAKKTGNEVRFVTIRRLDYGETPESFSQELFEKWFPTPAAQANQTLVVLDTVTNGTAIVSGEEVKPLLTDSIAESVVAETLGIPIRDGNKYNQAFIDASDRLVAVLSGEPDPGPPIVIDTVQVEGTFTKAEDVDQGNATAWVVGLLIAATVIPMATYFVYQINQPSSEG, encoded by the coding sequence ATGAAACAGATCCTTAACGAAATATTTAGTCTTAAAAAATACCTACTTCGGCTAGTTGTACCCTTACTGATGGTAGTTCTGGGTGCTTCCGTGTTTGTCTCACCTGCATTAGCTACAGGTGTATATCAAATCCCCAATCTCACCGCAGACAACTGGGTTTTAGATCAAAGTGACATTATTAGTCGCGTCAATGAAGGTAAAATCAACAGTACTTTTGAGGATTTAGCCAAAAAAACAGGTAACGAAGTCAGATTTGTGACGATTCGTCGCCTCGATTACGGTGAAACTCCAGAAAGTTTTTCTCAAGAACTCTTTGAAAAATGGTTTCCTACACCAGCAGCACAAGCTAATCAAACATTGGTGGTACTGGACACTGTTACCAATGGTACGGCTATTGTGTCTGGTGAAGAAGTTAAGCCCTTGTTGACTGACTCTATCGCCGAAAGTGTAGTTGCAGAAACTTTGGGTATACCGATACGGGACGGTAACAAATACAATCAGGCATTTATCGATGCCAGCGATCGCCTTGTTGCTGTCCTCTCTGGGGAACCAGATCCAGGGCCACCAATAGTGATTGATACTGTACAGGTAGAAGGTACATTTACCAAAGCCGAAGATGTGGATCAAGGTAACGCTACTGCTTGGGTAGTAGGACTTTTAATTGCCGCTACCGTGATCCCGATGGCTACTTACTTTGTTTACCAGATCAACCAACCATCATCTGAGGGCTAA
- a CDS encoding type II toxin-antitoxin system RelE/ParE family toxin encodes MFELKKRPQVIRDLIDLATYIAEDSLDISDRFLIAAEATFQQLAKTPAIGKHCQFSHPNLADIHQQSIKGFRKYLIFYRLTESEVDILRVIHGARDIEGILDEDL; translated from the coding sequence ATGTTTGAACTTAAAAAAAGACCTCAAGTTATCCGCGACTTGATAGATTTAGCAACCTACATAGCCGAGGATAGTTTAGACATTTCCGACCGCTTTTTAATTGCAGCAGAAGCAACATTTCAACAATTAGCAAAAACTCCAGCCATAGGAAAACACTGTCAATTTTCCCATCCCAACTTAGCAGACATTCACCAACAATCTATCAAAGGATTTAGAAAATATCTCATTTTTTATCGTCTCACTGAATCAGAAGTTGATATTTTGCGCGTAATTCATGGTGCTAGAGACATTGAAGGAATATTAGACGAGGATTTATAA
- a CDS encoding ribbon-helix-helix domain-containing protein, with translation MAKISISLPDELLNYIDQKVENRSALIESLLKQWQEKQQDEALAAACALVDELELGWESEWQNIAITEWEASG, from the coding sequence ATGGCTAAAATTTCAATTTCATTGCCAGATGAACTACTAAATTACATTGACCAAAAAGTTGAAAACCGTAGTGCATTGATTGAAAGTCTGTTGAAACAATGGCAAGAAAAACAACAAGATGAAGCACTAGCGGCCGCTTGCGCCTTGGTTGATGAATTAGAATTAGGTTGGGAAAGTGAATGGCAAAATATAGCGATTACCGAATGGGAAGCATCTGGATAG
- a CDS encoding DUF2281 domain-containing protein — protein sequence MVTKIEEIYRDIDTLPEEAQSLLLDFIQLLKKRYPQTELENDSQEKDLYEKFEEMGLIGCCSVEEDLSTTYKQVLSNTLSTKYDHR from the coding sequence ATGGTAACAAAAATTGAAGAAATATATAGAGATATTGATACTTTACCAGAAGAAGCTCAAAGCTTACTACTTGATTTTATTCAGTTACTCAAAAAGCGTTACCCACAAACAGAGTTAGAAAATGATAGTCAAGAAAAAGATCTCTATGAAAAGTTTGAAGAAATGGGATTAATTGGTTGTTGTTCTGTGGAAGAAGATTTATCAACTACTTATAAACAAGTTTTATCTAATACATTATCGACTAAATATGATCATCGTTGA
- a CDS encoding type II toxin-antitoxin system VapC family toxin has product MIIVDTGFWLALIDKKDNYHEIAKQALKKYNEPLITTWCVITETCYLLLTRKGVEAQVTFINSLKQELFTIFNLETHHTARIIELMEKYADLPMDLADASLVILAEHLGHGRIFSVDQRDFNTYRWKQTYPFENLLF; this is encoded by the coding sequence ATGATCATCGTTGATACAGGATTTTGGTTAGCTCTGATTGATAAAAAAGACAATTACCACGAAATAGCTAAACAAGCTTTAAAAAAATACAATGAACCTTTAATCACAACATGGTGTGTTATTACAGAAACCTGTTATCTTTTGCTAACTCGCAAGGGAGTTGAAGCTCAAGTTACTTTTATCAATAGTCTTAAACAAGAATTATTTACGATTTTTAATTTAGAAACTCATCATACCGCTAGAATTATTGAATTAATGGAAAAATATGCTGATCTACCAATGGATTTAGCTGATGCTTCCTTAGTAATTTTAGCAGAACATTTAGGACATGGACGCATTTTTTCAGTAGACCAACGTGATTTTAATACCTATCGTTGGAAGCAAACTTATCCTTTTGAAAATCTCCTATTTTGA
- a CDS encoding DUF4346 domain-containing protein, giving the protein MDLILEDLAAIDNKLSQRYIELDPGGYFIIYLDRGAGLIYAKHFTNVIDEKGLAVDPETGKVIPARGKVERTHTTVFSGRTAKELGIKIFEETQPCPVTQLDHAAYLGREFVRAEVALVSGQEYIQD; this is encoded by the coding sequence ATGGATTTAATACTTGAAGATTTAGCGGCAATTGATAATAAGCTTTCTCAACGTTATATTGAGCTTGACCCCGGCGGATATTTCATTATCTATTTGGATCGAGGCGCAGGGTTAATTTACGCCAAGCATTTCACAAATGTGATTGATGAGAAAGGTTTAGCCGTCGATCCGGAAACCGGGAAGGTAATTCCTGCTAGGGGAAAAGTGGAACGGACTCACACAACAGTTTTTAGTGGAAGGACGGCTAAGGAACTTGGGATCAAGATTTTTGAAGAAACTCAGCCCTGTCCAGTCACTCAGTTAGACCATGCGGCTTATTTAGGGCGCGAATTTGTCCGGGCTGAGGTGGCTTTAGTGTCAGGGCAAGAGTATATTCAGGATTGA
- a CDS encoding NAD-binding protein, translating to MNLSSIGFFRSLRRDNQQFAVIGLGRFGRSVCSTLHKLGYQVLATDVDEKLVSAALQEELVGHALQLDSTEPAALKEAGIFEFDTVIIAIGNYVQESIITTLNVKEGGVPHVVAKASSEVHRKLLKRVGADHVVFPEYEAGCALARSLTKPSILDRFDLDPDNSIVEMIVPDEFHGRTISELQLRNRYGLNLLAVSQDGKFKINPEPTKRLERGSAMVVIGHNKDINRLPI from the coding sequence GTGAATCTGTCATCGATCGGCTTTTTTCGCAGTTTGCGTCGAGATAACCAGCAATTTGCTGTAATTGGGTTAGGACGTTTTGGTAGATCAGTCTGTTCAACTTTACACAAATTAGGTTACCAAGTACTGGCAACAGATGTGGATGAAAAGCTAGTTTCAGCAGCATTACAGGAAGAACTAGTTGGTCATGCATTACAGCTAGACTCAACTGAACCAGCCGCACTTAAAGAAGCAGGAATATTTGAATTTGATACGGTAATTATCGCCATTGGTAACTACGTTCAAGAAAGTATCATTACCACCTTGAATGTCAAAGAGGGCGGAGTACCTCATGTAGTGGCTAAAGCTTCTAGTGAAGTTCACCGTAAGCTGTTGAAACGAGTGGGTGCAGATCATGTAGTGTTTCCCGAATATGAAGCTGGTTGCGCCCTCGCGCGATCGCTCACCAAACCATCTATTTTAGACAGATTTGACCTTGACCCAGATAACAGTATTGTCGAGATGATTGTACCTGATGAATTCCACGGTCGAACAATCTCCGAACTGCAACTGCGTAACCGCTATGGCTTGAATTTACTAGCCGTGAGTCAGGATGGTAAGTTTAAAATCAATCCCGAACCCACTAAGCGTCTAGAACGCGGTTCAGCAATGGTGGTTATTGGACATAACAAAGACATTAATCGCTTGCCGATTTGA
- a CDS encoding type II toxin-antitoxin system PemK/MazF family toxin, which produces MAKYSDYRMGSIWIVTFDPSVGTEIQKTRPALIVSGTLFNNQRSKVTVLPFTSAKPNNPRISPAVVAVPSSSQNGLSVDSLLICVEPMTFDKIRLTQQLGELEAELLEKTQNILRRYLSLNNY; this is translated from the coding sequence ATGGCAAAATATAGCGATTACCGAATGGGAAGCATCTGGATAGTAACATTTGATCCCTCTGTAGGTACAGAAATTCAAAAAACTCGTCCAGCACTCATAGTTTCTGGGACTTTGTTTAACAACCAACGCAGCAAAGTCACAGTTTTACCTTTTACTTCCGCCAAACCTAATAATCCTCGGATTTCACCTGCGGTAGTTGCAGTACCTTCATCATCACAAAATGGACTTTCTGTAGACAGTCTTTTGATATGCGTTGAACCAATGACATTTGACAAAATTCGTTTAACTCAGCAATTAGGTGAATTAGAAGCAGAATTACTAGAAAAAACCCAAAATATTCTGCGTAGATACCTGAGTTTAAACAACTATTAA